The region TGATGAAGGCCGACGATGACGAGCAGACCCAGACCGGACAGGAAGACGTACATGAAGATCCTGGAAGCAACAGAGAAGTTAGACCggctggaccagaaccagaaccagaaccagaaccctgcAGTGTTTACGTTTCTCCGTCCAGCCCGTCCTCCCTCTCAGTGATGGTGACTGTCTGGTTGAAGACGGCGTCCTGGAAGACGTTCCCCTGCAGGTGGAAGAGGAGgtgaaaggtcagaggtcagcagcaggttctggtcCCGTCGGCCCAGCCGGTCCTTACGCTGCTGTCCTTGTAGTTGAGGTTGATGACGAGTCCAAACGGCCGGCCTCCCATGGGCTCGGCCGGGATGAAGGAGTACTCGAAGGTGGCCTGGCGGCCCGGAGGAACCACGGTGCCCAGCTGCAGCGCCGTGAAGTTCTGGATGTAAAACTGGTAGTCCTGGCAACAACACAACCGGGTCAGATCACAGGGTCCCGTCTGCGGCCACCGGGCCGGGTTCTACCGGGTCGGGTTCTACCAGTACCTGAGGGTAACGGAAGGAGGCGTCCAGAGACTCCACCATGAAGTTCTCTCCTCCCTTGTTGGTGAAACCCAGAAGGAACTTCACGATGTTGTTGGCCGGGAAGTCTGGAGGGGAGAGAACCCAGGTTAGAGCAGAACCGGGCTGGGGAACCGGACCAGAGAGAACCAGGGTTAGAGCAGAACCGGGCCGGGGAACCGGACCAGAGAGAACCAGGGTTAGAGCAGAACCGGGCCGGGGAACCGGACCAGAGAGAACCAGGGTTAGAGCAGAACCGGGCCAGGAACCGGACCAGAACAACAGTCACCTTCTCCTTTGACGAACAGGATGGTGGTGTCGGCGTTGGGCGAAGCCTTCACCTCTCCCACCAgcgcctcctcttcctcatctttcTCCTCCGtctgaacagaaacaggaagtgaggtcaCAACCAAACCAGCCGactaataaaaattaaaattctcattttatgaaacatttgacatgttttatgTCTCTAACAGGACCGAGCAGAGAGGTGGAGGTCAACCCAAACCTCACCAGTTCTGTGTTTTCATCGTCTTCTACTTCAGcttcatcatcctcatcttcaGCCGTCACATCGTCCACAACATCTTCATCCACAGCCTCAGCCTCCTCATCCTCCGTCAGGTCCTGGGCGCTCACCGCCGGGCCTGAAGATCACAGAGAGAGAAGtgacaaactttttaaaaccgtTTTAGTGTCTCAGAGTTTTCCTCACAACATACAGTCagattattattagtattattatcattatatgATAAAGTTCAGCTCATTCAGTTTGTCCTCAACTCTGTCAGAGACAATAAGGACTCGTCCATATTGGGACGTTACTATAGCAACCAACTTTTGATACCCAGCTACTATGGAGACACTTGACccaatttcacaaataaaaataaataattattctgCATAATCTGCTTAAAGGTCCAAACTGGAATCAAATCAAAAGTCAGTGACACAAATTTTAATTACAAACATTagatttaaagaagaaacacaaaaaggaagaaggaaggaaataagACGGTGATCCAGTGACCCAGAAACAGAAGATTCCTTAAAATAGATAGAAACTGAGATCAATTTAAATAAcgtgacaaaaaatataaataactgaattttgattttgattatttagcaaataattaacagaaacatcCAATTATggataaaacacacagaaacatgtagTTAATTTATATTcacttagacaaaaacaaaataaggtttttggttaaaaaatagAAGTTTATCACATTCAGTGGTAATTAGAAATGAAGTCAACTGTGTTGATTTATTATGGAACATTTTCTCCTGGGCTCAGAGTCAAACCGGATGTGAACGTCAGTATTGATCACACAGTTTTAGCTCTGAGTTTAGACCAAATAATCACAATTAAACTGTAAATCAATAGAAAACAGAGAATAAATTTAAACCACTTCATTCTGAGATTATTTCCTAAATGAGCAGCTCGGAACAAACTGACGCGTTTTAAGCTTTCTGctgttaacacacacacacacacacacacacacattactgACCTCAGGTGTAGTTTAACTGGTTTAGCGTTAAATTAATATCTGAGGAAGCGACTTCAACATGTTCGCTCTCCGGCTAACAGCTAACACTAAGGACACGTCAGTCTAAACGAGCAGAAACTGCTTTCATGACAGATgaaattaatataataaatgtaaaattaccAACACGTACTGACCAGCAAAGATAAGTATGCCATATGaaactgtttatattttcataaatacgcattttatgtaaaaatcatGGCTTTATTGCAGTTATCAACCTGCGTACGGCCTAGCTCTGATTAGCTAGTTAGCTCCACTGCTAACACCAGCATGCTGGGATAACCTCCGTCTGAACCTCAAAACAGGCAACTTAAAAAACTCACCATTGATGAGAATGGTCACCGGGAAGGCTACCAGCAGTAGCAGCAACAGTTTAGGCATAAACTTCAGCATTTTCAAACAGGAATCAGtgctttttcattcagtgtcggTCAGACTGCAAGGCTGAAGCGCCTCCGTTCCCAGGTGACTTCTTCTGCTGCGGAACAAGAGGACGAGGAACGGGTTGGCGCCAACATCTGCTGCCCCCTGCCGTCCAAGCGCATGTATTACAATCTAGATACAGTGAACGgccaaatacataaataaatgtatttttagctAAAGGGATCTAATAATTCATCAAGAAAAATATCTCAACGCCAAATTCCCTGATAAAAATGTAGATACTTTTATACCTTTCATTAttagaaagaaatgtaaatcatttcagaccaaatatcagtaaattcatGACAGACCCAGAAAGTATACATCTCTAAAGAATAACAAggctgttaatttttcatttgattaattttttatttgatttctctCACATGGAACAgttataataaaaactgaaaagagtgATTGATCAttccaaataaaatctaaataagttGATTATAACCTGTGTTAACTTACAGACTATTAATGACATATAACtaataatacagaaaatgccaaaaatcctcaaagcaaaatcaaaaaaaGTCTCAAAGTGTCTCCTTCAAAAATCAACACACAGATATATTCAGCGAATCATACCAGCTATTTTCCAGAAAACCAAACGTTATAAATGTTCTCCAGCTTTAGTGATGCATAAATTCAGAACATGATCAGATGCATTCATCACAGCAAGACAACAAATCCATAAAAATACGACTTACTGGAGACAAATTCAAATATTCATGTCCAAAATCAGGAGTGAAGATATTCAGACCAACAGAAAAGTTTCATGTTCTCACGCAGCTTCAgtccaaacacatgaaaaattcAGTTATCtgcacataaaaatgttaaaaataaaaaacacagaggtTAGTGTGTCTGTTTCTGACTGAAACTGAGATTTTTTCATCTCTGTAGAAATTATTCaacacagaaatgacaaaaactaaaCTGGTTATCAAGCTGAGGATGAACTCACTCGTTTCTCCGTCCTCCATTCCTTCTGCTAaatcacttcaaaataaaagagccaaagagaaaatgtggaattttttgcatctttcttcattttcatttttctcctaacaaaatgtctgcagagatgttcactggtttttaaataaatccaaacagcattttttctgtttctgctctaAAATCACCATCTGGGGGAAATTCtacctttttatttctttgtggatgaaactgaaaataaaaatctcagcTTCACCCAGATAAAGTCCATAAACGACCTCCATGAAGGTCATGAGGAGCCGCGTTTTACTGGCTCTGACTTTAACACTCAAAGACCTGAAACcattaaataaccaaaatattGCATATTCAGTTCATCATTTAGAGAAACAACTGATCCGGTAGAACCTGAAGATTTTCTGATTTACGAgggaaaatgtagaaaaagacatttttaaacttcatgTTTGAACtaaacagagaaaagctgaactGGTTTCATCCTGGGAACCAGTAGGTCCATTAAATACAGGCTCACTGGACTGTTAATGACTGAACCCAAACTAAACTGTCCTcaatgcactgtaaaaaatatgtaggcttttattaaatatatgtttaattaCAGGAAACAtgactgatatttttatttgctgctgttgcagcagcagaaaatccaacatttcacagaatctgattttaattcttgtttttaattttaatcctgCTGTTCGTTCTTTCTTCTGTCCTCTAACGTTTCTAATCTCAGATCATCCAGAGTTCTTCCTTCTCAGGTTCATCAATCTGTCCGACTTTATTCTCTCGTGTTTTTCCCGTTTTGAAGAAAAGCCAAGAGAAATAATGATCTAATCTGTTACATAATATTTATAACTTTAGTAAGAGAGGAGGCATCTCAAAatgaatttataaatattaataaaacaaaaataataaacattaagttgtcaattatttaaatttgagaCACAGATAAAATCTTTATATTAAAGTCAGTGTGAAATTCTcccttcatttttaaatatatgaataaaagtTATAGAAAATCagccaataaaacataaacGTGTTAattactaaatattaaataatctgGGATTATAATCCAGAGTCAGAGTGGATGTAGCTTCGTTTGCTAACAGCAGCTTTATGAGGGAAACGTTTTCGTTCACTTTGTCTGCTTCTTTTCACTcagaaagtttagtggaaggaaaatcatCCAGATTAGATCTGAGTGAATTAGTGAGGACAGGATGAGTGATGTGTGGAGACgggttagaaaaaaacaacaacaaaaaaactgacagagGAAGAAATATCACAGAGCCTCAACCTGAAACTTGAACTAGACCACTTCTTTCAATTTGACTCAGTTCATTTGACCATCAGAGCTCTTTTTACCCTCCAACTAATTTTCTTTCCTGTGGTTGATCAGAACCTCAGCCTCTCACAcacatcctcctcttcctcagtaaACTGCCAGgcgtctgattggctgatgaCTAAACGGTTCAGCGGAGAACATGTTGGACGTCATTTCTGGTGGAACATAAAGGaaccctgaaataaaaacatcaccaGCATCTGAGAGCGTTGAAAGTTTTCACCCTGAAGGACGCcggctcttcctcctcctcctcctcttcctccctgttCAGTTGCAACACTCCACGTAGTTAGCGGGCAGCATGCCGGACTTGCCGGTCCTCTGCACGGTGCCGTACATCCAGCCCTCGTCGATGGGCTGGGCGTTGACGATGACATCTCCGTCCCTGAAGGACACCTCGTCGTGGTCCTGGGCGGCGTAGTCGTACAGCGCCCGGTAAACACGCTGCAGCGGAACAGAGACAACCTCAGCCGATCAGAGGACGGGGAATCATTTCAGGTCTGCAAAACCTTTTCGGACGTTTTCAGAATTTGTTTCAGTCAGAATCActgattttgtgattttctttcttcattaaACTGTTTCCAAAATTTACAAATAGgaaaagaagataaaataaaaaaacaacagattggacacaaacatttttattctttataaaacCTAAACAGCTCGAGAGTCAGAAGGAGTAGAAGTAAGAAACGCTGCCACCTGCAGGCAGGAGTTGGTATCACGTCAAACCAATGTTTTCTCCAGTGTTgcagaaaatcacaattttaaattAGAGGGTAAAAAATGCAGAGTTCTGTTAATTTTGAGTGAATTTCTATGGAAATCTGGAAGGACTGAATAAAGATAGTTTGGTCTAAATCAGGGTCTACAACCTGTGGCTCTGGAcccacaagtggctctttggaccttcAACAGCGGCCCTTAATaactggagaaaaataataaagaaccaACTCATCTATTTACATGACGATATATTAGTTAATGATAGTTTTGCAGTTTGATTGAttccaaaaaacatgaataatttaaagttttttgttatcAGCTCGAccaaaaataactttgattttaaGTGTACAGAtacaaaacatgaataaataaactttagagtaaataaattagttttatagtattttctataaatatcaACATCTTagagaaaatttgttttaagatattataacagaaataaaatgatgtttttcttaaacatggaaataattatttaatatatttatcaaatattaaaagcagttttttaaaatctttttttgcgTCTCTGAGCCGTTTTATGGCTGTTTGGAGGCTGCAGACCTTCTGATCTGAACATCCCATAATATCTCAGGCTGTCGTTGTCCAGTCCAGGCTCAGCTCTAACTGGTTTTCTCCCATAACAACCAGATCTGAAGAATGTGTGCAGAAACAAAACgtcttttttcatataaaaccTTTAGGaaccattttgttttggtcagcATCATGAtcagggtgtgaatactttatggaggtgtgtgtctgtccctGTCGGGGCGGAGTGTGTGATGCGCGGCGCTCGGCGGCGTACCGATGTGGCGGAGTGCGGCGGCGAGGTGACGGATCGGACCGACGACATGCTGGTCTGATGCATGTAGCCATGAtggaactgctgctgctggacgccctgatgatgatgatgatgatggtacGCACCGGGCAGGACGGGagctggacacacacacacacacacacacacacacacacacacacacacacacacacacacacacacacacacacacacacacacacacacacacacacacacacacagaggaggtCAGCATCCTGCAGccatcacttcctgtcctctGAGGAAGACGAAGGTGAGTCTGTCTGAGGAAGACTCGGGTCAAAGGTTAGAAATCAGGTTTTCTGCTGTGAGGCCACAGATACCAGGAGTGCTGCTGCCGCTGCAGtcccagaggtcagaggtcacagagcTGGCAGACTGCTGGGACAGCTGGCTGCTCAGCCTGCGGCCGGCGCGCTCTGCCAGGCGCCGCCACCAGGTGGCAGCGCAGCGCCGGGATGAACCCAGCAGCCACAGAGGAAGacggagagagaaagaaaaataattcaggatttatggtttttaaaaacagcagctgttaGTCGGGTTAATATGAAGAAACAcgattattaattattttagacCTGGAATATTCAGCTTTTAAAGGAATAGTTCAGTTATTTATCAGTTATTGAATAGAAAACGATCCATTTAACCTCAAGTTAAACCGTTTATGTTTGGACCAGAAATAATCAGAATCCTGCAATTTTTAGTGATTTTATTTCACGGTTTCTGCTCCTTTTTACACaccaaacatattttatttcagaatatattaaaatgttctaattaggctgtttttattatttttctctttggatataaaatgtttcactgcactgtaaaacactCGAGTCCTgagtttaaaatgagaaaaagaaaaacattttgtcccaAAGTTATACTTAACTACAAATGTATAAGTTATTACATCACAGATGAATTTTAACTGAGTCTAAGAAACTCAGACTATAAATTAACTTTGACAAAACACTCCAGTCTGAACTTTAAGATTTTATTCTTAAGGTTTGATTATTATAAGtgtaaattatagttttttcaaaccaaaacatttattctggGATTCttgttttaaccattttattatttctatttcccagtttttaattttcttcttttgtactaaataaacaaattttttctGATCGTTTTTACacataatgacatttatttccatcttctATGTTTTTGCGGGTCTATAATTCTCTGTTTTGTTCTATATTTGgcattgacatattttacattttgataattatAATGAAGCAAACAGAACAACATGCAGATAACGTCGTGCTGATTTAACGGTGATGTTTCTAAATCCAGTTGtgttttaaactgaaacattgTGATCAGTCAGCAGGTGGCGTGTTGGTgaattaaagttaaatcagCAGATCCACatgctaaataataaacatgtttttagttGTTCTGAAACATTCGCTCATCTACCCGACATCCTGCGCAGACTTTTGGACTGAATGTTGTCCTCTACTGGGTCAAAATCAAAGATGGAGCCTGGATCCGTCCTCCACACCTTCAGGTCTTCACAGGAGGAAAAACATTATTCATAAACTGCTTGAGTCTGAGTTATAActgcaataaaaccaaaataaacagaaaaatgttccgGTTTGTGCTGAAAGATCctgaaaacagataaaaatatttagaaagcaGAAGATTCTGATTTTAGAGTAAAATTTGTAAAGAGGATCCAAGAAGGAAAACGTCTCCCTGAAAcctcaacagaaaaacaattttatattaaaaatattcaatctGAAGACGGATGGAGAACGATATGAAGTCAGGTGGCAACAGGAACATCTTACTGGTAGGAAGAAAAAgataaagtgtgaaaaatgttcatgtAGAAATGGTTTTTAGGTgttgaaaagttgttaaaaaaatctacaacttTTGTCTGTTGAGGCAAAACAATCTAGAAACTAAAAGAAACAGTTTATAGTTTCCAGTTTAGAAGGGCTGGTGAAATATCCCAAACAATCATAAACTAACTCCATGTTTGTGTCTCTGGATTATTTCctgaaagaaagaacaaaggaagaaaagaaaaaacttatttttgagtgatttttgcagtgtaatagCGCCATCTGCTGACAGTTTTGGTCGTTTTTTGGTCTTGATACTCCTGGGGCGgttttaacacacctggatccaatgatgcctcgttagaaggcctgagaagaacactgacatgctgaaaaggttgttggtaccaccagagagagactaaaacatgcaggatgctggccctccaggacccactttgggcccCCTGTGTTAAACTAAAGGGCCTGTTTTCATGCGTGTTCGTCTGCTGCTACTTTTCATTTGTCCACCAACAGAAATCTCCCTGAACAGAGTTAAAATAGACGATTCGTCTGAATTTGTTCTTCAAACTCAGCGTCTCGTTCCTGCGTTGCCTTCACTGACCTACGATGATGCCACCGGGCCGCCGGTCCATCTCCACCGCCTGGGGGTGGATCCCCTTGGCGTAGGCCGCCTCCCCCATCATCTGATTGGCTCTCTGGTAGCGCTCCATGCTGGGATCGTCCAATCCCGGCGTGAAGCCCCGACCGCGGGTCCGCTCAAAGTCCTCATGGTACTTAGCCTGGAGGAGCAAACGGAGAGACGCTGGTGACcggaagaggatgaggagggaacacacacacacacacatacacacacacacccacacacacacccacacacacacacacacacacacccacacacacaggcagcTCAGGTGCGTTTGGTCAGTGAGCAGATAAAACCCAAACACCAGCTGTTAGAAATGAAAACACTCCTCTGTGTGTTTCCGTTACTATGGCGACCTCGTTCCCTGCAGGTGGGGGTTAGTGTCCGTGCAGCGGCCCCACACTCTGTGCCAGGCCACTCAGGTTGCCACGGCAACCGTGCCGCTACCATGGAGACCGAGTCCTGGGTCCGCCTGACCCGTCGGTACTCGGGCGTGTCCAGCTCGCTGCAGCTCCGCCCCCTCAGCTCCTGCAGGCCGCGCTGGTACCGGACCTGTTCAGACACACAGGTTACCGAGGAACAAACAGGTTtatgggtcagaggtcaatcaGCTTCCTGTGATGGGAATCAAACCGCT is a window of Xiphophorus maculatus strain JP 163 A chromosome 21, X_maculatus-5.0-male, whole genome shotgun sequence DNA encoding:
- the ssr1 gene encoding translocon-associated protein subunit alpha isoform X1, with the protein product MLKFMPKLLLLLLVAFPVTILINGPAVSAQDLTEDEEAEAVDEDVVDDVTAEDEDDEAEVEDDENTELTEEKDEEEEALVGEVKASPNADTTILFVKGEDFPANNIVKFLLGFTNKGGENFMVESLDASFRYPQDYQFYIQNFTALQLGTVVPPGRQATFEYSFIPAEPMGGRPFGLVINLNYKDSSGNVFQDAVFNQTVTITEREDGLDGETIFMYVFLSGLGLLVIVGLHQLLESRKRRRPAPKVETGTSSHNDVDLSWIPQETLNQIMQSRRDKASPRRSPRKRNQKRSAGSDE
- the nebl gene encoding nebulette isoform X12 — encoded protein: MARLPSVVSVVSSLTPELSVSSIQPRSSAQRNSHTSSLFSLSGCFFKNASTPAGAAFPLSVSAEQTDFYRPESPEEVRRMNPPCARCGKIVYPTEKVSCLDKNWHKGCFHCEVCKMTLNMKNYKGYDKKPYCNAHYPKTSFTIVTDTPENLRLRQQSELQSQVKYKKDFEESKGRGVSMMTDTPEMQRLRRTQEQISNAKYHEDFERTRGRGFTPGLDDPSMERYQRANQMMGEAAYAKGIHPQAVEMDRRPGGIIVDLKVWRTDPGSIFDFDPVEDNIQSKSLRRMSERAGRRLSSQLSQQSASSVTSDLWDCSGSSTPAPVLPGAYHHHHHHQGVQQQQFHHGYMHQTSMSSVRSVTSPPHSATSRVYRALYDYAAQDHDEVSFRDGDVIVNAQPIDEGWMYGTVQRTGKSGMLPANYVECCN
- the ssr1 gene encoding translocon-associated protein subunit alpha isoform X2 — its product is MLKFMPKLLLLLLVAFPVTILINGPAVSAQDLTEDEEAEAVDEDVVDDVTAEDEDDEAEVEDDENTELTEEKDEEEEALVGEVKASPNADTTILFVKGEDFPANNIVKFLLGFTNKGGENFMVESLDASFRYPQDYQFYIQNFTALQLGTVVPPGRQATFEYSFIPAEPMGGRPFGLVINLNYKDSSGNVFQDAVFNQTVTITEREDGLDGETIFMYVFLSGLGLLVIVGLHQLLESRKRRRPAPKVETGTSSHNDVDLSWIPQETLNQINKASPRRSPRKRNQKRSAGSDE